The Terriglobia bacterium genome includes a window with the following:
- a CDS encoding DUF2007 domain-containing protein, which produces MTNEKDLPGDEPLEMVAVAGPSEAQMIEEMLQNNGIECSLQGDIMSTPWPTVSDLDEVRILVRPADVARAEELIEAYFTPVAKDELTEGDSELGVDDADEPSGFKI; this is translated from the coding sequence ATGACGAATGAAAAAGATCTTCCCGGAGATGAGCCGCTGGAGATGGTTGCCGTGGCCGGACCCTCCGAGGCTCAGATGATCGAAGAGATGCTGCAGAATAATGGGATCGAATGCAGTCTTCAGGGGGATATCATGTCGACGCCATGGCCGACAGTCAGCGACCTTGACGAGGTTCGCATCCTTGTCCGGCCGGCCGATGTCGCCCGCGCGGAGGAACTGATCGAAGCCTATTTCACCCCCGTCGCCAAAGACGAATTGACTGAAGGCGACTCCGAACTGGGCGTCGACGATGCCGACGAACCGAGCGGCTTTAAAATTTAG
- a CDS encoding CcmD family protein, producing the protein MNRGLQFAFAAYGLAFLVIFIFMWMMIARQKKLDKKLDELKSQLKDRT; encoded by the coding sequence ATGAATAGAGGACTCCAATTCGCATTTGCGGCCTACGGGCTCGCCTTCCTGGTCATTTTCATTTTCATGTGGATGATGATCGCCCGCCAGAAGAAGCTCGACAAAAAACTGGACGAATTGAAAAGCCAGCTCAAAGACCGCACGTAA
- the ccsA gene encoding cytochrome c biogenesis protein CcsA produces the protein MKPKILAILTLVSMVFALYMIFIFAPREATQGDAQRIMYIHVPLAIMGYVAAFLLGYGSIRYLSSRNSRWDRFAQASAEVGVVVITAQLLTAVMWARPIWGPWWVWDARTTMQVVLYLILIAYLMLRAFVPEGAKRAVLSSVFGLLAVVDVPINYLAIYLFRTQHPQAVISPGGGGEPTEMNEALLASFFAVTLLFIYILNRRLAIARVEEEVNYLEQVIVAHE, from the coding sequence ATGAAGCCGAAAATTCTGGCCATACTCACATTGGTATCGATGGTATTCGCGCTCTACATGATCTTCATCTTTGCGCCGCGCGAAGCCACGCAGGGAGACGCGCAACGGATTATGTATATCCATGTTCCGCTCGCGATCATGGGATATGTTGCGGCATTTCTCCTGGGCTACGGCTCGATCCGCTATCTCAGCAGCCGGAACTCCAGGTGGGACCGCTTCGCGCAGGCTTCCGCCGAAGTCGGCGTTGTCGTCATCACGGCGCAGCTATTGACCGCAGTCATGTGGGCGCGCCCGATCTGGGGACCGTGGTGGGTATGGGACGCGCGAACGACAATGCAAGTTGTCCTTTACCTGATTCTCATCGCTTATCTGATGCTCCGCGCGTTCGTGCCCGAGGGCGCTAAGCGGGCCGTTCTGTCGAGTGTTTTCGGACTGCTGGCCGTGGTGGATGTCCCGATCAATTACCTGGCGATCTACCTGTTCCGGACCCAGCATCCCCAAGCCGTTATCAGTCCCGGCGGTGGAGGCGAGCCCACGGAAATGAACGAGGCGCTCCTCGCTTCATTCTTCGCCGTCACGCTCCTGTTTATCTATATCCTGAACCGGCGTCTTGCCATTGCAAGAGTCGAGGAAGAAGTGAACTATCTCGAGCAGGTGATAGTGGCCCATGAATAG